Below is a genomic region from Miscanthus floridulus cultivar M001 chromosome 1, ASM1932011v1, whole genome shotgun sequence.
cgttttgagtctaattagtcaacgatcggacaattattaccaaatacaaacgaaatgctatagTGCGCTACAGTGTTTCGGAATTCCGCCGGCGCCGAATCGGCCAGCAACTAAACGGGGCCCTATTACTAAAATCCAAAGGTTTGCACGAGATACTACCTCCATCTCAGAAAAGAATACAACTATAACTTACGTGCCACCTAAAAAGTTtacatttaactaaatttataataAATAGTATTTACACTTATGActtcaaattaatttattataaaaatatatttcgtaattaatctaatgatatttatttaatattataaatatttatatctttttatctataattggtaaAAGTTGATATACTAACACGTAGTACCGTTCTTGAATTGCATTTTTTTAGGGAGTACTTGATTACAAATCTTGAGTTAGCAATAATGGCCCAATTTCGCAGGTTGTAACTGTCTGTATCTGacttggcttatcagccagccaatattgttttcctctcacaccaaaccagctaatAGTACTTCAGCCATGagcttataagccaatccagtCGAAACGAACGGGTTGAATACAATGAGTTTTGCTTCGGTAATCTCCTTGAAAAATTTACACACATCTTAAACCAGCCAGTAATTAATTTAATTTCCCCATGTATGTAGTTTGGGTCCCGACATATGCTCCATCCAAAGCCCAGCCCCAGTCTACGCAGACGTTTGTGGATCTTCGCCGTTCAGTTGCCGCATGTTGTGCGCTTATTTGTTTCAATATAGCGCTTTGCTATGATCGTGCGGATCGAGGCGATGGTTGATCCACAGGCGACAGGAGGCGCAAGTGGCGAGCGGTTTCAGTCCTGCTAATGTGAGGCGCAGGCGCAACCCGATGAAGTGTTTTCCAGAAATACACAGATGCATGCATTTTTTTTCATGAGACGCATATGTATTCATACCACGCGAGATTGAAACAAAAAAGGCTAGCGACAAGTGAGGCAATTTGATGGGATCCATCAGATCCATAAACATCGGCCTGAACTAGTATTGGACACGGGTAGAGTTGACGGAATTAATTTAAATCGGCCCATTCCGTTTACCCTATATTCGACTCActtcttttttcagtcagaataatgtttttctctcacaacaattcagccagaacagtgttttcagtcagttttaGCCAAAATTCTACCAGCCAAACGAGCCTTAACGCAAACTCTTACGCCATATTTGCTTAACTTGTAAACCATACTTTTTCAACTAACAAACAGTATTTATAAATCAGCCCAAACCAGCGAACATGACATTAATCGCGACAGGTCGCGCTGCGTCGCTCTCGCATGACAGCAGGCCGCGACGGGCCAGCCCAAGTACCAATGCAATGCGGCAGGTCTTTCTCATTTTTTTTACTGATGCTCAAAGGCTCTCAACCTCCCGTACCCGCTGCTATTTTGGTAGTTTCAGTTTTATTTTTAGGAGTATTTCTTTTTCATTGGTCTACTTtagttttcattttctatttttcaattTCAGTTTAATTTTTTAATCCTCCATGCTTGTTTCAAGCTGCCTCATGTAGTCCTGGTCATAGTTATGTGGgatcattcatttttttcattgtttcttttatttttagttaaatgattttttattttcagttttcagtcaagtttttttaatatttttaagTTTCAGTTTTCAGTGTCCTTTTAGGTTCGAATGTATTCCTAAATCCTACATATTAGTTGTATAATAACTTACCCTCTAAGTTGACATCTTATGCAATGCTTCTTCTAATAATTTGCTCCTCAAGATACAACTTATCTTATTTTGCGTCGCTACTCTTgtctttttttaataaaatgccCCTCCAATtctatataacaaatttattatATTCCCATGGTAACAATCGATGCACGTACCATGTAAAAATTTTAGTACAtttttggagtagcaagtttAATATTTCATGGTAGCAACTTCTTCATAAATCTCCTAGCATATTTTGCATATAAATTGCTACTAAAATAAAATTCTTCAAAACATGGGCGAGTGGGGTCTAGTTTTTGTTCGTCTCGTCACGTAGAACATTTCGGTGCAAACGGAATTGAAAACAGATACTTGATTCAAAAGTTATAACAATTTAAATAGATATTTTTGTTTCTTGGTTTTCGCCTTATACCACAAACAAGTAGCAAGCTGCGGACGCATGGAGTAGGCTGTCGGGGCGTGGGTGCATGGCAGCAGTCTGCGCATGTGTGGGTGACGCGCTGACGTTCTGTGTGACCCGTCGCACAATATCCATGTCCTTAAATTAATTACCTGTTTGTTTTAAGATTTGTGCATATTTTTCAAAAGGACCGTCAAAGCAAAACTCAGATTGATTTACTCCAAAAATGGGTCAACGGAGAGGCCACGTTGCCCCCTCCATATGTTTAAATTTCCTTTTCATAACTATGGCCCATTGCTCCGCTATATTTTTGGGTTTAACTGATACCACCACATGATCGACCTAATGAGCTTAAAATCACAGGTTCGTAACTTGGGTTTAACTGATACCACTATATGATCACCTACTTAACTTAAAATCACATGTTCTTAACTTAAAATCACATGTTCTTAACTCGTAAGTCGCAACTGCAACAACGATACTGGTTGGTCCAAATAGAAGCCCATGTATACAGGACAAAAATTCCATCAAACCTGATGGTTGCCGCATATACGAGATGACAGCTGAGCCGAGTGTACATGCTATGGCCGAGTGGGAGCCGAGCCGAAGCACGGGTGGGCACTCGATGAGGCCAGACGTCGATTCCCCTTAGATGGACACGTAGTAGTCAATGAGAGCGTATATGCACGGAAGCTGAGTGCAAACTGTATGCACAGTAACGATTCGTTTAGACCCATCCCATCTTTCTCCATCAGTCCAACAGAAAAAGACTTCTCAGACATCCAGCCATGGCGGACGCCGAACTTGGGGACGAACTGCCGGTGATTCGCGGAGGGGATGCTCtcaggattcaaggtatggcaaGCGCCGTACCTTGCCATATCGGATCCTCCGCCCCTGTGGAGCTCGTCGTGGCTTGGGCAGGGGTTGCTGGCCGTGGAGGACTGGTGTAGGTTTGATCCAGAGCATGCATGGTCTCGGATAGAGCGACGACAACCCAGAAGGCGGAGGAGGCCAGGATTGAGCGGCGACGTACTCCATACAAGGCTAGGGGAAGAAGATTGATTGGTGGTCGATTGCTAAGCAATGACGACTCCTTTCCTTTTGGCGGAGTCCCCCACCGCGTGATGTTGACGCTCTCAATGAAGGAAGGGGAAATTCGACGTGTGGCATTAAAAAAAATAGTAATGTCTCGAGTCactgaaaaagttcagcggtcttcagtgcCACGGCTTTAACTTTTTTATGCCCTTCATGCtactgccgtcagtttgggcaCTTAACGATGTCAAACTGCatgtgtgaaaagtcgaaaataccctcaCGTCTAGatttgtcattaatttttttgagccttaacgacttcaaatgaaaaaactcgaaactagaaagttgtagatctcgtcgagatctataattttcatataaatgaaatgaagataatttttatatgaaaattatagatctcgacgagatctacaactttctagttttcagttttttcatttgaagtcgttaagatgctcaaaaaaattaatgacatatttagacttaagggtatttttgacttttcacacctgcagttgacACCGTTAGtgtccaaactgacggaagtggcatggagtacacaaaaaagttagagcagtggcgctggggaccgctgaacttttccagGGGCTCACAGAGCATTGTggtcttttttaatggcacacaagaaATTCCTCCGTGAAGGAACGGCCGCGGCTGCCTCACGCGTGACATGTAAGAGCATCTTTAAGAGTTTTCTACTTTTTTCTCCTAAACACTTGTAGTTTGGCAACTCCTAAAAAAGATTTGGGAAGAAAAAAAGAaggtcatctccaagagtttttaaTAAATGGCGtctaaaaaatcaaatttggGGTCCACATGAATTATGTTGcggctctttttctttttcatcacGGAAAGCTACAGGGCGCGCCGAACCCTGAGACCGCGAGCTCCCTGCAATTGAAAGCGTTCTCCATGGCATGTGATCACCATCATGGTGGCAGCGTAATACGTACTGCAATGCATGGCAGGCATGGATCGTGGGCAAGTGGCTGTCGCCGCGGGAGCAGTGCTGGGTGCCGCTGGGCACGCACTTCCTGTAGGATGACGCGGCGGAGTGTTCGTTCTTGAGCGACCAGGTCGCGTGCCGCCTGAACGGTCGCCCGCACTCTGGCTACGAGCGGTGGGTGACCCTGGCGCCATGCACTTCTCTGCCGCGCCCAGGAGCTGCCTCATGAGGGCTCGCGTCTTGGCCTTGGAGAAGGACCACGTGATGAGCCGGCTACGGAGGGTGCGGGTGCCGACCAGCGGCTCCATGACGACGAACAGGTCCCCGGTCGTCTCGTCCGCTGCGACGCTCTTGAGCTGCAGGATGGAGGCGGCTACGGACGACCATGGCCTAGGTGCGGCGGAATATGGCGCGAAGAAGAACTGCCCTCGGCACGAAGAAGGACGCCACGCGGGGAAACTTGATCCGCGTCGCGTAAAGTTACGCAGATGAGGGAGATTTTTTCCAACTCCTAAAATATTAGGAGATtgtattaggagttgttggagattgAGTTTTTGTAGATCTTTCTAAAAACTTATGATTAGGAAGAGGTCTAGAGAACTCTATGCGATGCTCTGCGAACTGCCGAGGCATCGACGACATCTTTGAACACGCGTCACTTTGCCATTTGCGAGCAGCAACAGAAGGCGCTCTGTTCTCCATGCGCCTGATTCTCCCACGGGCAGAGATTCTTACTATATTGATTGACAGGTTATTAGCTTCCATGTTTAGGATTCGGAGAACAGCTTGCCGCTCATATTTCCTTCCATTAACAACTCACAATCACACAGACTGGTTTATAAGCTGGCTGTTGTGAGCAAAAAACACTATATCATATATATCATAGCTGATACGATCGAACTGGGCGACAATTGATTACCGTAATTGTATCCAAATCTTGGGCTATAAAAATGCAAATCACACTCTGTACTCGTACACTTCATCGGTTGTGTGTAATTTCCACACACCAGATCCAACCTCAAAGAGAGAGAACACGTACACCGTGGCCACTCCATCCGTGCTCCGCCTCGTTGCCGTCGTGCTCGCCGCCATCTCCGCCGTCcgatccaccgccgccgccgccgccagccacgAGAAGACCACCCATCTGCACTTCTTCCTCCACGACACGCTGAGCGGGAAGGACCCAAGCGCGGTGCTGATCGGCCGCGACCCGAGGTCCGACAACCCGGTGCCCTTCAGCTCCCTGTACGCCACCGACGACCTGCTCACCGAGGGCCCCTCGCCGCAGTCCAAGGTGGTCGGCAACGCGCAGGGGCTGTGGGTCTCGTCCGGCAGGGGCAAGCTGTCGCTCGTGTACTCGCGCCATTCAACGGCAGCGCCTTCGTCGTGTACTCGCGGAACACCGTGGCGCACCCCGTCGGCAGGGAGCTCGCCATCGTCGGCAGCCGCGGCGCGTTCCGGTTGGCCCGTGGGTACGCCCTGCTCCGCACGCATTTCCTGGACAACAACAATGGCGACGCCATCATAGAGTACAACGTCACCCTCGTCCACCCTTAGAATTCCTTCGCGGCGCATGCATGCTTGCGCGTTCCGTGCATGTCCTCGTTGTTGTTGTAGCACAATAACTTGTACTACACATGTAAAGAGTACAGTATCATGGAACTCGAAATGTGTTTTGTTTGTCACATTGCATACATGGAGACGGAGTAGTCGTTTATTGCATGCAGATTGATGCAACAAAGGCAGTACAGAGGCTAGCTTTATTCTTCTAGGGACGAAGCTAGAGAGGCGCGTCAATGGCGGACCGTGTCCATTTCATGATCATGCACTGCACACGCCTCTTCATGTCGCACACGACGACACACGCGTTTAATGGTAAAACCACTGAATAATGGGAGGAAGGAAAGCACCATTGCCACGGATCGACAGGCAGGGAGAATCTCTAGACTTCGATCTCCAGGTTCCATCTGTAGAACTCCTGCTCCGGCACGGGGATGTGGAGCTCGACGAGCCCGGTGTCGGCGTCGTAGCTGAACTCCACCTCCGCCGCGTCCAGCGTGCACCGCGCGGGCCTCCGCGAGCAGTACGCGCCGAAGCGGCCGCAGCCGCGGACCCTGAGCGCGACggcggcgcccgcgcccgcgccgccgtccgtGGCGCCGCCACGGACCTCGCACTGCTCCACCGCGCCGCCGGAGTTGAACATGTCGAGCAGGCCGATGGGCGCGAACGACACGCCCGGCGCCACCGCCCTGACGGGGGAGACGTGGAACACCTCGAACTCCAGCACCTTGAGCGTCACCGGCAGCGTGGCGCCTCCGGGCAGCCTGACGAGCTCCCCGGACCTGTAGGCGTACGCGACGGCCTCGCCGTTCCAGCCGGGCCCCGCGAGGCCGGCGATCCGCGTCAGCGTCCCCGGCGCGGACCGACCCCGTCAGCGTCCCCGGCGCGGCGTCGTGCACGCGGGTCTTCTTGGTGACGCTGCACCACCCGGCGCCCTGGCAGTTGAACACGCCCACCACGCCCGTGCACTTGTTCACGTTCCAGATCTTGAGCAGGCTGCGCAAGGTCACGTTACATTACATTACAGCTATAGGCGCTAGCCCAGGAAAACGATGGAGGATTGCTCACCTGGTACCGTCGCGCGCCGGGTCGGCGAAGAGGCAGTCGCGGGTGGGGCGGCCGGGGAGCTGCGCGCGGAGCACGGAGCCGTCGGGGAGGACCAGCTTCTTGAGCAGCTCGAAGTTGTGGTTGCCTGGCTTGTCGCTGCGACAGAGACACACGTGAAAGCAGAGTGTCAGCAACCAAGTCGCTTTTTGGGTTGACACAGATAGAGCGCGCACGGGCTCACGCGCCGTCCGCCGGAAGGCGTGCCGGACGGCGACACGAGCAGCCACAGCCGTCGTGTCGCTGTTGGGCGTGGTGCGCGCAAGCCGTGCAGATTGCTACTGCAGCTTGTGTGCCAGGCAAGGCCGCGCTTATGATGCGCTCGCTGATGGCGACGGCTAATCATGGCGGCGCCGGCGACTGGTCGGGGCGTCGGGCTGGCACCTCTGCTGCCATGCCGCAAGGGCAACCCTAATCATTCGGTTTCCCCTGTCTCGAGGGATCGATCATTGTGCCGGCCTGGCTGCGACGGACGCCACGATCGACAACGACGTCGTTCTGATCAGGAGCTGGTTGTCAGTCTCACCTGACGTAGATCGGGCAGCCGCCGATCGCCCTCGCCGCGCCGTGGTACTCCGCCGCCGGGTGCAGGCTCTGCATCGAGGCACAtctaacttgatcatcatcaagcCATCGATCGATCACTCAAGTACACAGACAAGAGAAAATTGAGACGTACATGGAACATGTCCCAGTCCGGCTGCATGAACTCGCCGAGGAAGAGGGTGTTGTAGGCGACGGAGGAGACGTGGACGGTGTGCGACTGCCGGGTCGCGCGGGTAGAAGTCGTCGGAGGCGCGCACGACGGCGGTCTGTCGCGCGCTGTAGAGCATGTCGGTGTTGTGGCACATGCAGGAGATGCATCCGTTGTCGGGGAAGTTGcgcgccaccgaggcctcgagcgcGCGGTGGTATGCGCGGGTGAGCGCGACGCGGCCGCCGTGCCCGGCGCCGAGCGTCTCGATGATGTTCTGCACGTCCACCTTGACGCCGTCCACGCCGCAGGAGGCGAGGTACGAGTGCAGCTCGTCGTAGAAGCTGAGCACCCTGCGCGGGTGCACCAGCCCCAGCCCCAGCACGGAGAGCGAGTCCATGACGATGTCCGGCTGGTTGCCCATCACCCCCGGCGACTGCACCGGGTACGCCAGCGCGCTCTCGTAGTGCTCCATCCCTTCCGCCGCCGGCTTCACGCCGCCCCAGTATCCCGCCATGGCGTGCCACACGTACACGTACTTCACGCCGTGATCCCGCTTCGCCTCCTCCACCAGCAGCTTCAGCCCCGGCACCTGGGACTGCTGCTCGCCGCCGTCCTTGTCGTCGTCGGtcgtcttcttctccttcttctggaACTTGGCGTTCTCCTTGATCCCCGTCAGCCTGCTGGCAAACCTGTACGACAAGCACCATTGGAGACCAAATTGAGCTTCGCTTGTTCACCGGAGCAGAGCTGGCACACAATATAAGATGAAGACGGCAGTCACACGTACTGCGCCCCTTCCTGGACGACGGCGTTGTTGGACTCCTCCTTGTTCTCGCTGCCGATCTGCTGCCACCCGTCGTCGATGATCAGGAACCGTGGCGGCGTGCCGCCCTCCGCCAAGCTGCAAAGTTTCacaatgtgttttttttttgccgttCGAAAATAAACGTAAAAACAAAGCACAAGATCGTtatgatatttattttatatccaACAAATAATGTGAATCGAGAGTTCGACCGTCTTATTTTTCTAGGAAAAGGGGGAGGGGGGAAGCATTTATTAAAAGAAACAGTACACAAACAGTTTAAGCCAGAGAGATTAAAAGGGGGATTcaagaaacaaaaaggaaatAAAGAAAATGGCCCAAGCTAGAGAGGTTAAACTATGGCTAGAGAGTTTAATTAAGCCACTGTCACATGGAGAGCAAGCATGAGGCCAGTTAAACTATGTCCAGGTATAAATAGCCCTCGTGGCCTCGTTGGATGACCTGGTTGCGTCGCACGCCCTCCATATGACAGTGGCTGCTCGAcgtgaaattttcgtattttgatctcttttgaaaacaatttctagaaaaataccaacgccaaaacaatttctgaaaatagaccatttttaggcgtcttagcacatgacgccgagatatgaggctcggcgtcgtgtcacgccACGCCGAGGttctgccacgtcacggacgaccggggtcgtcgtcgccacgttggcgcgtgggtccgagacgtcggcgtcctgtcagccgacgccaagtgcccaacatcggcgcggtcggacagagcgccgagctctggccccatccggagcgcggcccaggcggcccaacagaggacggtggcccagaagctcggcgttgggtcacttaacgccgagcctccagacctcggcgtgacccgactcaacgccgaggtctggaccctttaggccgcgccgaggccccttcttcttcctcccttcattctgaaaccgccggcctccctctcttcctcttcacccccgcgccgccaccaaaccctaacccccaaaatcgacccccggtgccacgatctcggctcccgaaggttcctcgaggtaatggtccctcccctcctccattctatccgcgtagatgtgcttacattgtccttAATCATTTGGAATCAAGGTTGTTTGGttatttggtatatttgtgtttgcatttgcaaaatgtatggcttaggatgattgagtgcattgttgtttaactgttatatgtgatgaacatgttaggttagtttggtttctagttattttggtcattagggttatttgtttattataggtgtcattagggttagttatttgttggtcattagggttactatgtattttattaatttgttggtcattacatttcaatttgttatgagtagaaatgattatgttgttggggttgaaaaacgatgaaatgatatattttagtttctacttattggattgaaatatattcatatgttacactacttgttgtgtgat
It encodes:
- the LOC136484195 gene encoding LOW QUALITY PROTEIN: probable galactinol--sucrose galactosyltransferase 2 (The sequence of the model RefSeq protein was modified relative to this genomic sequence to represent the inferred CDS: inserted 2 bases in 1 codon; deleted 1 base in 1 codon), producing the protein MTVTPRITVGDGRLVAHGRTILTGVPDNIALTHASGAGLVDGAFVGATAAEPSSMHVLTFGTLRDLRFMCCFRFKLWWMTQRMGTSGRDVPLETQFMLLESRPGTVGGGGGDGDSGEVVYVVMLPLLEGQFRAALQGNDRDELEITLESGDKAVQTAQGTCMVYVHAGTNPFDTITQAVKVVERHLQTFHHREKKKLPSFVDWFGWCTWDAFYTDVTAEGVKQGLKSLAEGGTPPRFLIIDDGWQQIGSENKEESNNAVVQEGAQFASRLTGIKENAKFQKKEKKTTDDDKDGGEQQSQVPGLKLLVEEAKRDHGVKYVYVWHAMAGYWGGVKPAAEGMEHYESALAYPVQSPGVMGNQPDIVMDSLSVLGLGLVHPRRVLSFYDELHSYLASCGVDGVKVDVQNIIETLGAGHGGRVALTRAYHRALEASVARNFPDNGCISCMCHNTDMLYSARQTAVVRASDDFYPRDPASHTVHVSSVAYNTLFLGEFMQPDWDMFHSLHPAAEYHGAARAIGGCPIYVSDKPGNHNFELLKKLVLPDGSVLRAQLPGRPTRDCLFADPARDGTSLLKIWNVNKCTGVVGVFNCQGAGWCSVTKKTRVHDAAPGTLTGSVRAGDXLTRIAGLAGPGWNGEAVAYAYRSGELVRLPGGATLPVTLKVLEFEVFHVSPVRAVAPGVSFAPIGLLDMFNSGGAVEQCEVRGGATDGGAGAGAAVALRVRGCGRFGAYCSRRPARCTLDAAEVEFSYDADTGLVELHIPVPEQEFYRWNLEIEV